The following are encoded together in the Salvia hispanica cultivar TCC Black 2014 chromosome 6, UniMelb_Shisp_WGS_1.0, whole genome shotgun sequence genome:
- the LOC125192773 gene encoding uncharacterized protein LOC125192773 isoform X2, with amino-acid sequence MMRKAPSLVDLCVHLAIDNVRYLGDVGETDHHLLERILCHCTLDQLMHIENSTSDRDLSPVTDKLWKRFFKDSFGEDSFDTVVEKMKQRKVTFRWKQLYEAKLKEREEATQKSLDRIKQRYHEEDAKKRTRQVQLCSKVPPSSKKRSFWGGETASNIYNTKSSIMKKSKLEFINSREVKNLAAMKNKVVHKNHSVMSKPKPVVTSRSASSPSSSNKMIKPFRRRF; translated from the exons ATGATGCGAAAAGCCCCGTCGTTGGTCGACTTGTGTGTTCATTTGGCCATAGACAATGTTAGGTATCTAGGAGATGTTGGAGAAACCGACCACCATCTCTTAGAGCGCATTTTATGCCACTGTACACTTGATCAGCTGATGCACATTGAGAATAGCACATCA GATAGAGATCTTAGCCCAGTCACCGATAAGTTGTGGAAAAGATTTTTCAAGGACAGTTTTGGTGAGGATAGCTTCGATACTGTCGTTGAGAAGATGAAGCAGAGAAAAGTAACCTTCAGATGGAAACAATTGTATGAG GCTAAACTAAAAGAGAGGGAAGAGGCTACACAAAAATCTCTTGATCGCATAAAGCAGCGATATCATGAAGAAGATGCAA AAAAAAGAACCAGACAAGTGCAGCTGTGCTCAAAAGTTCCACCTTCTAGCAAGAAACGAAGCTTTTGGGGAG GTGAGACTGCAAGCAATATCTACAACACCAAAAGCAGCATTATGAAGAAGTCAAAGCTCGAGTTCATTAACAG CCGAGAGGTCAAGAATTTAGCTGCCATGAAAAATAAGGTGGTGCACAAGAATCATAG TGTTATGTCCAAGCCAAAGCCAGTTGTTACTTCTAGATCTGCTTCGTCACCATCATCGTCGAACAAAATGATCAAGCCATTTCGGAGAAGATTCTGA
- the LOC125192773 gene encoding uncharacterized protein LOC125192773 isoform X1: protein MSGDNSTNLISVLQSCNVKEAFIMMRKAPSLVDLCVHLAIDNVRYLGDVGETDHHLLERILCHCTLDQLMHIENSTSDRDLSPVTDKLWKRFFKDSFGEDSFDTVVEKMKQRKVTFRWKQLYEAKLKEREEATQKSLDRIKQRYHEEDAKKRTRQVQLCSKVPPSSKKRSFWGGETASNIYNTKSSIMKKSKLEFINSREVKNLAAMKNKVVHKNHSVMSKPKPVVTSRSASSPSSSNKMIKPFRRRF from the exons ATGAGTGGTGATAATTCGACGAATTTGATCTCTG TTTTGCAGAGTTGCAACGTGAAAGAAGCTTTCATAATGATGCGAAAAGCCCCGTCGTTGGTCGACTTGTGTGTTCATTTGGCCATAGACAATGTTAGGTATCTAGGAGATGTTGGAGAAACCGACCACCATCTCTTAGAGCGCATTTTATGCCACTGTACACTTGATCAGCTGATGCACATTGAGAATAGCACATCA GATAGAGATCTTAGCCCAGTCACCGATAAGTTGTGGAAAAGATTTTTCAAGGACAGTTTTGGTGAGGATAGCTTCGATACTGTCGTTGAGAAGATGAAGCAGAGAAAAGTAACCTTCAGATGGAAACAATTGTATGAG GCTAAACTAAAAGAGAGGGAAGAGGCTACACAAAAATCTCTTGATCGCATAAAGCAGCGATATCATGAAGAAGATGCAA AAAAAAGAACCAGACAAGTGCAGCTGTGCTCAAAAGTTCCACCTTCTAGCAAGAAACGAAGCTTTTGGGGAG GTGAGACTGCAAGCAATATCTACAACACCAAAAGCAGCATTATGAAGAAGTCAAAGCTCGAGTTCATTAACAG CCGAGAGGTCAAGAATTTAGCTGCCATGAAAAATAAGGTGGTGCACAAGAATCATAG TGTTATGTCCAAGCCAAAGCCAGTTGTTACTTCTAGATCTGCTTCGTCACCATCATCGTCGAACAAAATGATCAAGCCATTTCGGAGAAGATTCTGA